Below is a genomic region from Candidatus Babeliales bacterium.
AAGGATTCTTTGATTATAAAATCTTTGAAAAAGAACGCATGCCCGGCGGACTATGCCGATCCATTCAACAAGATGGATTCACGTTTGATTTCACAGGACATCTTCTTCATGTCAACAATCCCTATTTCTCTTCATTTTTAGAAAAACTGGTCGGGTTTCATAACCTCAACTCAATTACACGTCGCTCATTTATTTACTCACACGGCACATATACGCGCTACCCATTTCAAAGTAATCTATTCGGTCTTCCAGATGAAGTCATCGTCGATTGTATTGAAGGCTATGCAACGCGTAAAAAAAAGAAAACACAAAATAAATCATTCCATGAATGGGTACTAGAAAATTTTGGCAATGGTATGGGAAAACATTTCTTTTTTCCATACCAAAAAAAGATCTTCTCTTATGATCTCCATAAAATATCTGCTGCATGGACTGGCAGATTTGTACCCAAGACAACATTACGCGATATCATCCGTGGATCACTCCGTGATATGCACGCCGCCTCAGTCGGATATAATGCAAACTTCTTTTATCCTAAAACAGAAGGAATCTCATTCTGGGTAAATCAAATAGCGCAACAACTTGAAAGTCCTATCTATACTGATTTTTGTGTGGAAGAAATTGATGTATCTCAAAAATGCATCACATTCACCAATGGACATACAGAACACTACGAACACCTCATAACAACTATGCCACTTGATCGACTAATTCACTCGCTTAAAGAATCGAGCGCTATGCATCTGGAGCCAGCTGCAAACAAGTTGCTCTGCAATAAAGTAGTGAACTTCAATTTAGGCATTGCACATGCTGATGTTTCATCAAAACACTGGATTTATTACCCAGAACAACACTATCCATTCTATCGCATAGGATTCTACCATAATTTTGCAGAATCTCTCGTACCGTATGGCCATAGTTCATTATACGGAGAACTTGCATATCTCAACGAAACACCAAAACAGATTACAGCTAAGGTAAGGCGCTCCATCAAAGAAGCAAAGAAAGTTCTTGGCATTAATTCAAGAGATATCGCAACAGAGGCTATTCTTCCCATTGAACATGCATATGTTATCTATGATTTTTGGCGCGAAAAACACCTGCCAAAAATTCATGCAACACTTCATGACCACCAGATACACTCAATTGGACGATATGGGGAATGGAAGTATGCGAGCATGCAAGAATCAGTCTTGGATGGCAAGGCTGTGATTGATCGTTTGCTCATTATCCCAGCCCAACAAGTATCATACACGCATACCATGTACGATACCCAACAAGAATACGAGGTGCAATAATCATGAACCGGCATCACACTGCACCATATCGTGATACTTCAGTCTTGGTGACGGGTGGCGCAGGATTCATTGGCTCATACATTGTTGAACGACTGGTCAGCCTTGGTGCGCGTGTAACTGTATTGGATAACTTTGCCACAGGAACCCACAACAATATAGCACATCTTCACGGCATAACGGTCATCGAAGGCAGCGTAACGGATATACAAACATGCACATACGCTGTCGAAGATTGTAAGTACGTATTTCATCTTGCGGGATTTGTATCGGTACCCGATTCTATGACAAATCCTACACAATGTCATGCAACCAATGTCACAGGAACAGTGAACATCTTAGAAGCATGTCGTCATGCATACGTTAAACACGTGATGCTCTCATCGTCATCGGCAGTGTATGGAAACCTATCAGGTGCATGCACAGAAACCTCACCTTGCAATCCAACGTCTCCGTACGGGCTAAGTAAGCTCATAGCAGAAAACTACTGTCGATTGTACTCGAAGGCATTTGGTCTCAAAACAACGTCGCTACGGTACTTCAATGTGTACGGATCTCGCCAAAATCCACATGGTGCATACGCAGCAGTCGTTGCCAAGTTCACAAAACAACTCAAGGCAAATGCACCCATTATTGTATACGGAGATGGAACACAAACACGAGACTTCATCCCTGTTGCACAGGTAGTAGACGCGAATCTCACACTAGCACTTGATCCTAATGCAGATGGTGATGTGTATAATATTGCAACTGGACGCAGCGTAAACCTTCTTGAATTGATTGAACAACTTAAACAAGAGTACCCCGACTCAACATCAACGGTATCATTTGAGCCTGCACGCAAAGGCGATATTCTACACTCACAAGCAGATTGCACTAAGTATCATACCAAGCTCAAATCGTTATCGCATAGACATACAGAACAGCTAACTACATCCGCATATCAGTAGGCGCCCCTGTCATTTATGCTACTAGCAGGATCTAGAAGCTTATAGCGACGCCTCTTTGGAGGGCTTAACCAACAAAATCGTTCTGGTATACTTATATATAGGCACAATCTTATAATTCCTAACATTCTAGATGGTATATGAGCAAAAACGACTTTTACGACGTACTCGGCATTTCCCGTTCTGCCTCAAAAGACGAAATCAAAAAGGCATACAAAAAGCTAGCGCTTAAGTATCATCCTGACCGTAATCCAGGGAATAAAGAGGCTGAGGAAAAATTCAAGGAAGCCGCCCATGCCTACGAGGTTCTTTCCGACGATACCAAACGTAGCCGCTACGACCAGATTGGTCATACAGGCTACGAGCAACAAACATCTGGCGGTGGCGGCTGGTCATCAACAGATATGAATATGGACGACATCTTCGAGCAATTTGGAGATATTTTTGGGGGAATGTTTGGTGGCGGACGCCAACGACGCTCCACTCGTAAAGCCGGACCCGTACCAGCTCGTGGGCACGATCTCGCTAAAGAGGTCACAATCTCACTCAAGGATTCATATCTAGGGACCAAAAAAGAATTTCAGTACTATCACTTTGTCGGCTGCTCAACCTGCAATAGTAAAGGGCTTCAAACCGGAACCTCAGTTAATAGCTGTCCACAATGCCAGGGTTCTGGCCAAATTACTTATCGCCAAGGCTTCTTTGCATATGCACAAACATGTAATGCATGCGGCGGAGCTGGTTATACTATCCCATCACCATGCTCGGCATGTAAAGGGCAATCACGCGTTCAAAAACTCGATAAATTTTCAGTAACAATACCAGCCGGTGTTATCGATAGTTCTGAATTGCGTATCATCGGTAAAGGCGATGCAGGAGTCTATGGTGGTTCCGCAGGAAACTTATTCATAAAAATAACCGTTCAACCAGATAAACATTTCAAGCGTGTTCGTGATGACCTTGTATGCAACGTTATGCTCACATATCCACAGTTGGTCTTTGGCAGTCAGGTAGAGATTATGAGTCTTGATGACGAGAAGCACACCATCAAAATTCCTCAAGGATGCCCTGTCGGTGAACACATCATTGTACGTGGCAAAGGATTCAAAAATCTTCGTACAAACGTATACGGCAATCTTGTCGTAATTACAAAATGCGATATTCCCAAAAAACTCGATGTTTCAACCAAAGCAACATTATCCAGATACTCAGAGCAACTTGGCACAACCGTCAATGATAAAGATGGTGGTATTGTTGGGTTTTTTAAAAAGTTTCTTGGTTGACCTCAGTCAGGATTCTGTAACCTAACCAATTCCTGAGCCAAAATAGCATGCTGCATCTCAAGTGCCGATAACCGCTGGATCAATTTTCTTTTTGCATCTAACACAGCTGCTCGAGTTGTCATTGATTCTGATTCTTTTATAGCTCTTACTTGCCCTTCAAGCGATCTGATCGTTCTACTGATTTCTACTAAAGACGTTGTCAACTTATCCTGATTTTCGAGAACTCCAAGAAGTGATTT
It encodes:
- a CDS encoding FAD-dependent oxidoreductase, which translates into the protein MAKIVIIGAGPTGLSAAYHLEKKGFFDYKIFEKERMPGGLCRSIQQDGFTFDFTGHLLHVNNPYFSSFLEKLVGFHNLNSITRRSFIYSHGTYTRYPFQSNLFGLPDEVIVDCIEGYATRKKKKTQNKSFHEWVLENFGNGMGKHFFFPYQKKIFSYDLHKISAAWTGRFVPKTTLRDIIRGSLRDMHAASVGYNANFFYPKTEGISFWVNQIAQQLESPIYTDFCVEEIDVSQKCITFTNGHTEHYEHLITTMPLDRLIHSLKESSAMHLEPAANKLLCNKVVNFNLGIAHADVSSKHWIYYPEQHYPFYRIGFYHNFAESLVPYGHSSLYGELAYLNETPKQITAKVRRSIKEAKKVLGINSRDIATEAILPIEHAYVIYDFWREKHLPKIHATLHDHQIHSIGRYGEWKYASMQESVLDGKAVIDRLLIIPAQQVSYTHTMYDTQQEYEVQ
- a CDS encoding SDR family NAD(P)-dependent oxidoreductase, which encodes MNRHHTAPYRDTSVLVTGGAGFIGSYIVERLVSLGARVTVLDNFATGTHNNIAHLHGITVIEGSVTDIQTCTYAVEDCKYVFHLAGFVSVPDSMTNPTQCHATNVTGTVNILEACRHAYVKHVMLSSSSAVYGNLSGACTETSPCNPTSPYGLSKLIAENYCRLYSKAFGLKTTSLRYFNVYGSRQNPHGAYAAVVAKFTKQLKANAPIIVYGDGTQTRDFIPVAQVVDANLTLALDPNADGDVYNIATGRSVNLLELIEQLKQEYPDSTSTVSFEPARKGDILHSQADCTKYHTKLKSLSHRHTEQLTTSAYQ
- a CDS encoding J domain-containing protein — translated: MSKNDFYDVLGISRSASKDEIKKAYKKLALKYHPDRNPGNKEAEEKFKEAAHAYEVLSDDTKRSRYDQIGHTGYEQQTSGGGGWSSTDMNMDDIFEQFGDIFGGMFGGGRQRRSTRKAGPVPARGHDLAKEVTISLKDSYLGTKKEFQYYHFVGCSTCNSKGLQTGTSVNSCPQCQGSGQITYRQGFFAYAQTCNACGGAGYTIPSPCSACKGQSRVQKLDKFSVTIPAGVIDSSELRIIGKGDAGVYGGSAGNLFIKITVQPDKHFKRVRDDLVCNVMLTYPQLVFGSQVEIMSLDDEKHTIKIPQGCPVGEHIIVRGKGFKNLRTNVYGNLVVITKCDIPKKLDVSTKATLSRYSEQLGTTVNDKDGGIVGFFKKFLG